Genomic DNA from Shewanella woodyi ATCC 51908:
CAATGACGCCCCACCACAAAACTGCTCTTTTACCTCACCGAGTCCCATTAAAAGATAGAGCAAACCTACTATTTAGGTTAATTGCCAAGCCCAACATCATGCTGAAAATGATAGGAAAAGGTTGTTAAAAATTCTACAGGGTGAGGTAATTTTGCTCAATGAAGCGGTCACTTGTGTAAATTCGGCTGATAAAGAAGCGATAGCAGGGCTAAGCCATAGACTTAAGGGAATTTGCTGTTACCTTGTGATACAAATTGAGACTATTTTTTGCTATCCAGATAGCAAGTTTGAACTTATGTTAATTGTTCAGGTTTTACAAAATCAAATTGTGGTTGTTCTAGATGAAGTTTAAGCCTTACTCTATTTGTTATCTTATCGTCGGTCTGACGGTTACCTTTTGTATCGATTGGTTGTTTTGGAGCCACTCTCAAAGAGAGTTCGCTGAGTTCCATGATGAAAAGTCAGCAGCATCGGCCATGTCTGCCCATGATATGTTGATGCAGCACAAGATCATAACCAGATCAATTCACTCCTTCTTCAGTGCTTCTATGCTGGTCACTAAAAAGGAGTTTACCGAATTTACTCATGAACTCCTTAAGATAAAGTCTGCGATTGCATTTACTATCGGGGAGGATAACAAGCTGGCTTTTATATCCAATCCTGAGTTTGAGGATGAGATTAAACAAGGCAGGTTTACTGTTAACGGTAAGGATGAGTTAACCTTTGAGCTGGCTGGGTACTCCTCTTTTCTGATGCCGATCGACCAGGCCAAGCAACGTTATATGGTGTACATCATATCCCACGGGCAAGTATTGGAGAGGCTAAATAGTGAGGAGGATATCTGCATCGCTTTTATGGTTACAGGTAAACTACTTAGTAACCATTATTGCCAAATGCAGCTTTCAGATATCCAACGAACACTGTTTTATTATCAAAGTGAGGAGCAATATCATGGCTCGGAGTTCGGCGGCGAAGATTTCACCTTAACAACCTGGTATTCAGCTCCAATAGATGAGATCAACGAGATACTGTTGATCATTTTTCTCTTTTCCGTGACTGGAGTTGGCTTTTCAATTCTTTTGTATCTTAAAGTAGAGCAGCGAAATATGCTCTATAAGATGAGAATCGAGACAGATTCGAAAGTGGCCGTATTATCAGCGATAAATCACGAGATCCGTACGCCCATCAACGCAGTGTTGGGTTATAGCCATATGCTTAAAAACGCTGACTGCTGTGCTCCTCAAGGTGATATGACGATCAATAAGATTATCTGGTCGGCGAACTTATTACATAGTGTCGCTGAAAACACGCTAAATTTTAGTAAGGCAAGTGCAGACAAGTTAATGTTAGAAAACCAAGCAACAGATCTAGCACAGTTTATTAATAATATTAAAGAGTACTATATTGCATTTAGTGAGACTGGAGATAAAAAGCTTAATCTCTTCATTGATAAGCCACTTCCACCAAGCATCGCTATTGACAGTACCAAGCTTTATCAGTTGATCACTAACATCATCAACAACGCGTTTAAATACAGCACTGGTAAGCAAGTTAACTGCCACATTGCGCTTAAACGCTACCAAAACTCTCCCTTTTTAAGAGTGGCTATTAGGGATTTTGGTAAAGGGATGTCTAAAGCCTCAATGGAAGCGCTATCTCGACCTTTTACAGCTGGTTTCCCTAACAGTGCAGCACAACAGTCCGGCATTGGAATTGGCCTCTACACCTGTAAGCAGGTGATTGAGAAAGTCGGAGGAAAAATTGCCATACGTAGTCGTAAAGGGCAGGGAACCTTAGTGATAATTCGCTTTCCTTTCGAGTATATGAGTTCGGATATAAAAGCCTCGATGCTCGATGGTGTCATTGGGGGTAAAGCAGCGAAAGCAGACCAAGTGCCTGCCTTAGCCAACCTTACTTCTTCAAGTATGGGGGAGAGGGCACAGGAGCTAGAACGTAGCAGTGCTCTTTATCAACTAAAGCCTATATTACTGGTTGATGACAACCTGTTCAATTTAGAGGTGTGTAGGTCTATGTTGGAGAAGCAGGGTTTCAGTGTGACAACTCGCCGTGATGCTGCATCGACTATCGAGCATATCAAGAATACAACGCCAGAAATTGTCTTGATGGATTATCGCCTCGAAGAGACTAATGGTTTAGCGCTTATTGATGAACTGATGGAGCTGCAAACTGATGGGGCTACTCAAGAGAGGATAAAAACAACTCACTACTTTATTCTTTCAGCGAACGAGAAATCAGAGATCCCTTTCAGTGAAGAGTATCCCGATGTGTTCTTTATGCAAAAGCCTCTAAATATTGATGTGTTTATTCAGCAATTGGATAAGATTTATGCTTGATTGATAGACTAGCACCGATAAAGCTTTGCGTATTGATAAAGCTTTCCCTATATTGAATAGATAGCAGGTCATTTTTTTATCAATACTGATCTGCTTGTTTCAAAGGAACACGCCATGATAGCACTGATTAAATATCATCAAAAAGCAGTTGTGTTAGCCATAGTGTTAACCTTAGTATTCGGTATGATTTTGGCTATTGTATCTTCAGCTTCTTATCTCCAGGCCAACAATCAATTTGTTGTCTCTACAGCAAGTCAACAGCTCACTTTCAACCGCTATCAAGCGGGATTTGTTTGTCGAGAACGAGGTTGGGAGTTCTGCACTGGTTGGTCATACTCCACCAGCCGCCTGGCATAAAACATCTCCCTGTCTAACTCCGTGGTAAAACCTCTTTTGATCTTCACCGTTAAACCCAAGACAAAAACTATCCACCACAGAGGGTGATCATAGCGGTAGTTATAAGCTCGCGAACGAGAGATACGAGGTCGAACTGGCACTTAGATAGGGATATCGTTACAGAGATCTCAGAGAAAATCAAAATATAGAGAAAAGAATGGATCCCGGAACAAGCCCGGCATGACGGCAGTGGGAATAATTCGTTTGTAGTGGCTCTAGCTCTTAACCTAGCTTCTAGCAGTGAGCCTGCGAACGTCCTAGCAGGACAGAGTCCGACCTTCTCAGCTTCTGACCGTGAGCGGAGCGCTCCTGTAGCCAGAGGCTATTCCGTTAGCGTAGCGTTCTGTAGTCGTTTTACCACGTTCGCCTTAGCTCTTAACCTCGCAGGGCAAAGCCCGACCTTCTTTTAAACAAATGAGTCAAATGCGATCGCGCTCTCTTTTACCCCACGGGCTTTGAGTTGTTCAATAGTGGTTGTCATCATTGATGCTGGGCCGCAGAGGTAAAACTCAACATTAGCCAGTCCATCAGCTTGTTTGGATATCTCATCTAATTGAGCCGCTAATCTGTCTTGAACATAGCCTTGTGTAGGTGCCGAATTATCTCTTGATTGGTCAGCACCATCATGGTTTGTAATACTGCTGCTGGCAGGTTCACTGCCATTGAATAAACGAGTGGGTCTTGATAATACTGGGTAATAGAAAAAGTGTGTATGCTCAAGGGCCAGTGCCGTGAACCTCTGCTGATAGATAAGATCTGCTTCATTACGCGCGCCAAAGAAGAGATGAATAGGGCGGGTACTTTTAAGCTTAACAATCTGCTCCTCAATTAATGATTTTAATGGCGCCATACCAGAGCCTGCACCTATCATCACCATGCTTCTTTCGCTTATTGGCTGAGCCGAGAACTCCTCAAATGGTCCTGCGGCTTCAACCCTGTCTCCAGGCTGTAAATTACAGATGTAGTGGGAGCCAACACCTGGATTAATAACCTGTGAGGTCGCAAATTTTGGTGCCTGCTGTAGTTTAATGGTGAAATGCAGCTCTTTTTCAGCGTTAGGCAAAGCGTTATCGCTGTTTGCCAGTGAATAGTTACGACTGCAGGAGTCATGGGTAAATTGATGACTCTCTATCTCTTTCCAATGTGCGCTCAAAGACTCTGGTAGCGCTACTGGTAAGCTGTGACTGCTAGCTGCAGGAATAAAGAAGCGCATAAAGGCGCCAGCTTTAAACGTGATAGGTTTACCTGAAACGGTTTTAAATCTGAGCTCTTTGATAAAAGGGCTGATAAACTCACTGCTAATCAGCTCTAGCTGATGCTTTTCGGCTTGTGTGATATAAAGCAGACTTAAGCTGTCAATCTCATCACTTGTGTGCTGACAAGCCAGCCGATAACCTAAAGCCAGCTCATCTTGAGTAAATTGCTGATTGTCACAAGCGGTAACTTTAGCCTCGGGTTTGAGTTTTACTCGGCAACGTCCACAACTTCCACCACCGCCACAACTTGAAGGCAGTGCGATATTCTGGTGTATCAAACCGTCGAGCAAGTTTTCATGGGCAGGAATTGAAACATGGCGTAATTGCTGGCCGTCAATGTCGATGACCTGAATCGTGTTGTTCTGCTTTTTGATTAAACACTTTGGCAGTAACTGGGTTAGCGAATATTGCCCATTTAGCCCCAGTTCTATGGTCCAGATAAAACCTGTAAAAGCGAAAAACAGGGTGAAGATGGCAAATACAATAATCTGCACATTATTAAAACTGCCCTCATTAGCGTAATCCATAAAGTGGAGCATAAAGGCGATATCGACGATACGCTTATCATCATTACTGTGGCCGATTATGCGGCCAGAGCCCGCATCGATATAGACGCTGGTATTTATCTCATCATCAAAATTGACACGCCAGAGGGTGTTCTTCTCTTTTAATCTGTCATCAAACGGAGGTGATACCTGAGTGGTTGAGGTGATGATGCCGGGGCCGTTATAGGAGTTAACGGCCAATGCTTTTGCCATCGTTTTATCAATAAATACCTGTTTTCCCGTTATAGCATCCACCAATGAATAGTGGTTGATAAAGTAGGGATAGAGCGCTTTATCATGGGTTAGCAAATAGTAAGGTTTATCAAGAAGCGACACTTGCGATAAGGATACAGCAGGCTTAAAGCTGTTTAATAGTGTTGCAGGCTCTATCTGGGCTGGCTTCTCTGTGCCACCTGCGATCACGGCTGCCGATTTGGCTAAATATTGCGTACCACGTGCCTTTTGACTGTCCATCAGGTTGAAGTAGAGCCCTGTGCCAATCCAGAGGAGAAGCTGAATACCAACCAATAATGATAACCACTTGTGCAGGAACTTTATCTTCCCCATTACACTGCTATTCATGAACTCACTCCCTCGTTGTGACTTGAGGAGACTTGAGCCGTCGGTTTTACTGTGTCATTTTTAAAAACTTGGTAATAGGTGAGTATCAATCCGAATAAACTAGCAAGTAGGGCAAAGCAGACAAACCAAAATAGTAACCAGTTACTGGGATCTTCCTCCTCATAATCCATCACATGCAGGCTAAACATTAGATCAAAAGTACGCCAAAACTCGTGGCGTTTTGTCACGACTTTGCCACTAAGTGCAGAGATATAGAGTGAAGGGCTGCCAAAATCATCATAATTAACACGCCACGCAGGAAGATGACGACCACTTAACTCAAAAGGAGGATTTTCTGTGATAAGTTCAATGAGCGCGATATTGCCCATGCCTGTATATTCATGTTGTGCAATCGCTAGTGCCGACTCTTTAGGTAGCGGAGAGAGCATGGCTCCCGTGCTAGCATTTAACATATGTAGTTGATCGCCTTGTTTGAAACGATAAACCGGTTTATCGATTAACATGCCGAGCTCAAGCTGCTCAGCTTTTGGATAGGCTTGGGTTAACTGGGCTAAGGAGTAATGAACATCGTCAGGAGCGATTTTTGTTTGATGGTTATGAACAAGGGTATCGCCATGGATATAGTCAATATCAATGATCACCATATAAGCACCAGATACCGTCCAGATCACGAATTGAACACCGAGAAAGAGCATCAAGTATCGATGATATTTACGACTTATTTTTAATAAGTTCATTATTATTCCTGTAGCTTGTTCTTTGTTGAGCGTTTTTTTGTAACATCTTTACGATGAAAATTTTTGTCTCAAACAGTGAAAAGTGTCAGAAAATCTATATCCCCTACAGATTTAACCCATTTTAATTGTTGTTTTGATGTGATATTCCTATCAAATATATAGATGTAAAAACTTAGTGGGCGCTATGACACTAGACTAAGTAACCTGGCTAAGCTACCCAATTAAGTTACAGCAAATGATAATATACAAACAGTCAAAAAAAGCAGTAATAGAAATGCTCTGCTTTTCCTCGCAGTGAGCCTGCGAACGCTCTCGCAGGCACGAAGTGCCGTCCTAGCAGGGCGAAGCCCGCCTTTCTCAGCTCTTAACCTAGCAGCGAAGCCCGCCTTAGAATCTTCTCCGCTCTAACCCTTAAACTTCTTTTCAATCCCTTTCCAGCAGGCTGAATAGTTTGGCTGACGCTCAGTCCCCTCTAGCGCATACTTCGTCGGTGAGATGATGTAGCGTGACTCAAACATAAAGGCCAGGGTGTTTTCATAACGTTGTGGCGCCAATTCAGCGTTGGACGCTTTTTCAAAGACCTCAGCTTCAGGCCCATGAGGAGACATGCAGTTGTGAAGACTAGAACCGCCAGGTACAAACCCGTGCTCTTTAGCGTCATAGACCCCCTCAATCAAGCCCATAAACTCACTCATGATATTTCTGTGGTAGTAAGGCGGTCTGAAGGTGTTCTCTGCCACCATCCAACGTGGTGGGAAGACAACAAAATCAATATTAGCTACACCAGGCGTGCCTGATGGTGAGGTGAGTACGGTGAAAATAGAGGGATCGGGATGATCGAAACTAACTGTGTTGATCACATTAAAGCGTGCAAGATCGTATTTATAGGGCGCGCTATTACCAGTCCAAGCCACCACATCAAAAGGAGAGTGG
This window encodes:
- a CDS encoding 2Fe-2S iron-sulfur cluster-binding protein; amino-acid sequence: MNSSVMGKIKFLHKWLSLLVGIQLLLWIGTGLYFNLMDSQKARGTQYLAKSAAVIAGGTEKPAQIEPATLLNSFKPAVSLSQVSLLDKPYYLLTHDKALYPYFINHYSLVDAITGKQVFIDKTMAKALAVNSYNGPGIITSTTQVSPPFDDRLKEKNTLWRVNFDDEINTSVYIDAGSGRIIGHSNDDKRIVDIAFMLHFMDYANEGSFNNVQIIVFAIFTLFFAFTGFIWTIELGLNGQYSLTQLLPKCLIKKQNNTIQVIDIDGQQLRHVSIPAHENLLDGLIHQNIALPSSCGGGGSCGRCRVKLKPEAKVTACDNQQFTQDELALGYRLACQHTSDEIDSLSLLYITQAEKHQLELISSEFISPFIKELRFKTVSGKPITFKAGAFMRFFIPAASSHSLPVALPESLSAHWKEIESHQFTHDSCSRNYSLANSDNALPNAEKELHFTIKLQQAPKFATSQVINPGVGSHYICNLQPGDRVEAAGPFEEFSAQPISERSMVMIGAGSGMAPLKSLIEEQIVKLKSTRPIHLFFGARNEADLIYQQRFTALALEHTHFFYYPVLSRPTRLFNGSEPASSSITNHDGADQSRDNSAPTQGYVQDRLAAQLDEISKQADGLANVEFYLCGPASMMTTTIEQLKARGVKESAIAFDSFV
- a CDS encoding hybrid sensor histidine kinase/response regulator gives rise to the protein MKFKPYSICYLIVGLTVTFCIDWLFWSHSQREFAEFHDEKSAASAMSAHDMLMQHKIITRSIHSFFSASMLVTKKEFTEFTHELLKIKSAIAFTIGEDNKLAFISNPEFEDEIKQGRFTVNGKDELTFELAGYSSFLMPIDQAKQRYMVYIISHGQVLERLNSEEDICIAFMVTGKLLSNHYCQMQLSDIQRTLFYYQSEEQYHGSEFGGEDFTLTTWYSAPIDEINEILLIIFLFSVTGVGFSILLYLKVEQRNMLYKMRIETDSKVAVLSAINHEIRTPINAVLGYSHMLKNADCCAPQGDMTINKIIWSANLLHSVAENTLNFSKASADKLMLENQATDLAQFINNIKEYYIAFSETGDKKLNLFIDKPLPPSIAIDSTKLYQLITNIINNAFKYSTGKQVNCHIALKRYQNSPFLRVAIRDFGKGMSKASMEALSRPFTAGFPNSAAQQSGIGIGLYTCKQVIEKVGGKIAIRSRKGQGTLVIIRFPFEYMSSDIKASMLDGVIGGKAAKADQVPALANLTSSSMGERAQELERSSALYQLKPILLVDDNLFNLEVCRSMLEKQGFSVTTRRDAASTIEHIKNTTPEIVLMDYRLEETNGLALIDELMELQTDGATQERIKTTHYFILSANEKSEIPFSEEYPDVFFMQKPLNIDVFIQQLDKIYA